Genomic window (Mycoplasma sp. NEAQ87857):
CCATTATAATTTTGAGCAATTTTATCAATAATTGGACCTCCAGGAAATCCTAAACCTGATCTTGAAGCCACCTTATCAAACGCTTCACCCACAGCATCATCTAAAGTTTCTCCTACTATCTCAAAATCATTATAATTCTTAGCTAAAATTAATTGTGTATGTCCTCCAGAAACTAATAAAGTTAATGCAGGAAAAGTAATTTCATTAGTTAAAGTTGCTGATAAAATATGACCATGTAAATGATTAATTGGAATTAAAGGTTTTTTAATTACTTGACTTATAGCACTAGCGAATAAAAATCCTATTTGTAAAGTTCCGATTAATCCCGGTTCTTTAGTATAAGCTATATAATCAAAACTATTTGGTTCATATTTTTTAAAAATCATTTCTTGAATTAAAGCAATATTTTTAACATGTTCTCTAGAAGCAATTTCAGGAATGGTTCCACCAAATTCCTTGAAAATATCAATTTGAGACACAGTAATTAATTCTAATACTTTATTATCTTCTAATACAGCAA
Coding sequences:
- the tsaD gene encoding tRNA (adenosine(37)-N6)-threonylcarbamoyltransferase complex transferase subunit TsaD; this translates as MRILGIETSHDDTSIAVLEDNKVLELITVSQIDIFKEFGGTIPEIASREHVKNIALIQEMIFKKYEPNSFDYIAYTKEPGLIGTLQIGFLFASAISQVIKKPLIPINHLHGHILSATLTNEITFPALTLLVSGGHTQLILAKNYNDFEIVGETLDDAVGEAFDKVASRSGLGFPGGPIIDKIAQNYNGEYLSFTKPKTEHPLDFSFSGLKTQVLNYLNSCKMKEIAFDKNQIAASFQKVAVDYLIDKTKLALEKYEVKTLVLGGGVSANSELRSKFLTLHPNTIIPSLKYATDNGAMIANVCYLRLKENQD